The following are encoded in a window of Anopheles stephensi strain Indian chromosome X, UCI_ANSTEP_V1.0, whole genome shotgun sequence genomic DNA:
- the LOC118505477 gene encoding eye-specific diacylglycerol kinase isoform X2 produces the protein MHRLRNTFTRSRTPTGAEMKTQSSLEVPKQVRSASFDEIQLEAQRSHQQRSLSAAAAPSVDEASGVSSGVGSLLLQVPQTTPGQRSRSFDLAGSASDEGSAVAAAFLDVPKRFQRRKSSSKTPPPCIHCLYLEEYRRLIGVEQRLYYDSEEYQAYVDYTSSSCSEEDDDDDEEEDEHENAEGASKKEDEAVPGVSGVRVGQVEGTGSVNRVAADRLAGPSGSGVAVAGGSEASRGNFSEGYYDDDYDYDDDDDDDEDDYGYEAEDNNEGNNSENESERSRRGQEQKKEPITFGLETPAYDYATLFQRVSPRRRPRVDGEGADGSVALLSPPPVASPCRITLTLSPTKPDDEDDEQCIDYSHGTSGSTLEATGLGEIALMLPDEELPVGAGVILEPEPRPPTVSASAATECQPSEASGDTVDPVPSRTRRRSISRQEAIIVEPTGSSLENVSNASDSRPVPDILTGADDQDNQPPQPRPPQRGRAASMGPIIPTSSPPPLPPYTATVRLPRQQLESVGIPLESPPPSATISIAPSQPGDFVRDIYLQVPDLKRDRAASVDSCFTKVTGAKTEELQPPPDGACLNLLAVPSSGAVRSRSVDIVLPTEQQARYKALALAGPSGSANSAGPSGAGVATGGHLAPSVRGLSSHTLSHLLRVLYCRWLGDPHGRQIRCTPDWSENAVSGDHLWVPTSVSGDCCYVGDNDCTKHGPRMKCAACKIISHASCISVLMERSQLQCKPTFRDVGVRQYREQTKTTHHWVHRRTEKGKCKQCGKSLQAKLTFSSKEIVALSCAWCKASYHNKEACFNPERIGEECTLGAHRSIVVPPSWIVKLPRKGNFKSSLRKTPQKKKKAGKKVSIPREPRTFVIKPIPTANITPVLVFINPKSGGNQGAKLLQKFQWLLNPRQVFDLTQGGPRMGLELFRKVPQLRILACGGDGTVGWVLSVLDQINFVPPPAVGVLPLGTGNDLARALGWGGGYTDEPIGKILANIGNSDTVLLDRWSLKVEPNTSVPNTGDGKDNLPLNVVNNYFSLGVDAHIALEFHEAREAHPEKFNSRLRNKMFYGQAGGKDLLKRKWKGLAEFVTLECDGKDLTPKLKEHKVHAIVFLNIPSYGGGTHPWNKSGGQFEPATDDGMIEVVGLTTYQLPLLQAGGHGTCITQCRTARIVTSRTIPMQVDGEACKLNPSNIELTLLNKAVMLAKKKPGRANVPQEKLEALNISLMKIMMADYEQHHYDKELLRQSAVNLGMMEVPVTDLEQMRVLINKFCSEQPDSPKLSPDWCFIDSCTAERFFRVDRAQENLHFITDIATDCVFVLDQESPTLPQTPEDDHRRLGAQGATVTGSLESSDSGAAQFSPQAGKLLDRSLSGPPASGDIPSAYMGTQGSNEADRVHVRTPIPQDLSIDQSLDQLVNFKSFHERLFGLNEDAFGFSNLLEKTTDAVIKAAKMGDVVMLKDLHLQGYSLLSIDCNGQTALHHGARCGHKEIVRYLISFAPNAIINMIDNETGQTALHKAAAARQRTICYMLVAGGALLSIQDNEGRTARFLASQTDDYELAFYLETQEQFQLMDLRSNNI, from the exons ATGCATCGTTTGCGCAACACCTTCACCAGATCCCGGACGCCTACGGGCGCGGAGATGAAAACCCAGAGCAGTCTTGAGGTCCCGAAGCAG GTACGGTCAGCATCGTTCGACGAAATACAGCTAGAGGCGCAGCGCTCCCACCAGCAGCGTTCGCTGTCGGCCGCGGCCGCCCCATCAGTAGACGAAGCGTCCGGTGTGTCGTCGGGTGTGGGGAGTCTGTTGCTACAGGTCCCGCAGACAACGCCCGGTCAGCGGTCGCGCAGCTTCGATCTGGCCGGTTCGGCTTCCGACGAGGGTAGTGCAGTTGCGGCCGCCTTTCTTGATGTGCCGAAACGGTTCCAGCGTCGAAAGTCTAGCTCGAAGACACCTCCACCCTGCATACACTGTCTGTATCTGGAGGAGTACCGTCGGTTGATCGGTGTGGAGCAGCGGCTCTACTACGACAGTGAAGAGTATCAGGCGTACGTCGACTACACGTCTAGCTCGTGCTCGgaagaggacgacgacgacgacgaggaggaggatgagcACGAGAATGCTGAAGGGGCCAGTAAGAAGGAGGATGAAGCGGTGCCGGGGGTTAGTGGTGTGCGGGTGGGGCAGGTGGAAGGGACCGGGAGCGTGAACCGAGTGGCGGCGGACAGGCTCGCGGGTCCCAGTGGCagtggtgttgctgttgctggtggcaGCGAGGCTAGCCGAGGCAACTTCAGCGAAGGTTACTACGACGATGACTACGActacgacgatgacgatgatgacgatgaggacgaTTACGGTTACGAGGCGGAGGACAATAACGAGGGCAACAACAGCGAAAACGAGTCGGAGCGAAGTCGCCGAGGGCAGGAACAGAAGAAGGAACCGATCACGTTCGGGCTCGAAACGCCTGCCTATGACTACGCTACGCTCTTCCAGCGCGTATCACCACGCAGAAGACCCCGGGTCGATGGTGAGGGTGCTGATGGGTCCGTCGCGTTACTGTCACCTCCTCCCGTTGCATCGCCCTGCCGCATCACGTTGACACTGTCGCCCACGAAAccggacgacgaggacgacgaacAGTGCATAGACTATAGTCACGGTACCAGCGGCAGCACGTTGGAAGCAACAGGTCTCGGCGAGATCGCCCTGATGCTGCCCGATGAGGAGCTTCCCGTTGGAGCTGGCGTGATACTCGAACCCGAACCACGACCACCAACAGTGTCGGCGTCGGCAGCGACCGAATGCCAACCGAGCGAAGCGAGCGGTGATACAGTGGACCCGGTACCGAGCCGTACTCGTCGGCGATCCATCTCACGCCAGGAAGCGATAATCGTCGAACCAACGGGCAGCTCGCTGGAGAACGTTTCCAACGCGTCCGACAGCCGACCGGTACCGGACATACTGACCGGTGCGGATGACCAAGACAATCAGCCACCCCAACCACGGCCTCCACAGCGCGGCCGTGCCGCCTCGATGGGCCCTATCATACCGACGTCGTCACCACCGCCACTTCCACCGTACACCGCCACCGTCAGACTACCGCGACAGCAGCTCGAGTCGGTCGGTATACCGCTCGAGTCACCGCCCCCGTCCGCCACCATCTCCATCGCACCGTCGCAGCCCGGTGACTTCGTGCGTGACATCTATCTGCAGGTGCCGGACCTGAAGCGCGACCGGGCCGCCTCGGTCGATTCCTGCTTCACCAAGGTGACGGGCGCAAAGACGGAAGAGCTGCAACCACCACCGGACGGTGCCTGTCTCAATCTGCTGGCCGTCCCGAGCAGTGGAGCCGTCCGGTCACGGTCCGTCGACATAGTGCTGCCCACGGAGCAACAGGCACGCTACAAAGCGCTGGCCCTGGCCGGACCTTCCGGCAGTGCGAACAGTGCGGGTCCATCCGGTGCCGGCGTTGCAACCGGCGGCCATCTTGCACCGAGCGTTAGAGG ACTCTCGTCGCACACTCTTAGCCACCTGCTGAGGGTCCTTTACTGTCGGTGGCT TGGTGACCCGCACGGACGTCAGATACGTTGCACACCCGACTGGAGTGAGAATGCAGTTTCCGGTGATCATCTATGGGTGCCAACGTCCGTTTCTGGCGATTGCTGCTATGTGGGTGATAATGATTGCACG AAGCACGGACCACGGATGAAGTGTGCCGCCTGCAAGATCATCTCGCATGCCAGCTGCATCTCGGTGCTGATGGAACGCAGCCAGCTGCAGTGCAAACCGACGTTCCGTGACGTGGGCGTCCGGCAGTATCGCGAGCAGACGAAAACTACCCACCACTGGGTGCATCGGCGCACCGAGAAGGGCAAGTGCAAGCAGTGCGGTAAG TCCCTCCAGGCGAAATTAACGTTTAGCTCGAAGGAGATCGTCGCACTCTCGTGCGCGTGGTGCAAAGCCTCGTACCACAACAAGGAGGCTTGCTTCAACCCGGAGCGTATAGGCGAAGAGTGTACGCTCG GCGCGCACCGGAGCATCGTCGTCCCGCCGTCCTGGATCGTGAAGTTGCCCCGCAAGGGCAACTTCAAATCGTCGCTCCGTAAAACGCcccagaaaaagaagaaggcagGCAAGAAGGTGTCCATACCGCGCGAACCGCGCACGTTCGTAATCAAACCAATACCGACCGCCAACATCACACCGGTGCTCGTGTTTATCAATCCAAAGTCGGGTGGCAATCAAGGCGCGAAGCTGCTGCAAAAGTTCCAGTGGCTGCTGAATCCGCGCCAGGTGTTTGATCTGACCCAGGGTGGGCCACGGATGGG ACTTGAACTGTTCCGCAAGGTACCACAGCTACGTATACTCGCTTGCGGAGGTGACGGAACCGTCGGATGGGTGTTGTCCGTACTCGACCAGATTAACTTCGTACCGCCGCCAGCCGTTGGTGTATTGCCGCTTGGCACAGGGAATGATCTGGCCCGCGCCCTCGGATGGGGTGGA GGGTATACAGATGAACCGATAGGTAAAATTCTGGCAAACATTGGCAACTCCGACACCGTACTGCTCGACCGGTGGAGCCTGAAGGTCGAACCTAACACATCCGTTCCTAACACTGGCGACGGGAAGGACAATCTACCACTGAACGTCGTGAACAACTACTTCTCGCTCGGTGTCGACGCTCATATTGCGCTAGAGTTCCATGAAGCTCGCG agGCCCATCCGGAAAAGTTCAATTCGCGGCTGCGAAATAAGATGTTCTATGGCCAAGCCGGCGGCAAAGATCTGCTAAAACGCAAATGGAAAGGATTGGCCGAGTTTGTAACGCTTGAGTGTGACGGCAAAGATTTGACACCGAAGCTAAAGGAGCACAAGGTGCATGCGATAGTATTTCTCAACATTCCAAG TTACGGTGGTGGTACACATCCGTGGAACAAATCGGGTGGTCAGTttgagccggccaccgacgaTGGTATGATCGAGGTTGTCGGTCTCACTACCTATCAACTACCGCTACTGCAAGCCGGAGGTCACGGTACCTGCATTACCCAGTGCCGCACGGCACGCATCGTCACTTCAAGGACAATACCGATGCAAGTGGACGGTGAGGCGTGCAAGCTGAACCCGTCCAACATCGAACTTACCCTGCTGAACAAGGCTGTGATGCTGGCCAAGAAGAAGCCCGGGCGGGCGAATGTACC gcAAGAAAAGCTGGAAGCGCTCAACATCAGTCTGATGAAGATCATGATGGCCGACTACGAGCAGCACCATTACGACAAGGAACTATTGCGCCAGTCCGCAGTCAATCTGGGCATGATGGAGGTGCCCGTTACCGATCTGGAGCAGATGCGTGTGCTGATCAACAAGTTTTGCAGCGAGCAACCGGACAGCCCCAAGCTGTCCCCGGACTGGTGCTTCATCGACT CCTGCACCGCCGAGCGCTTCTTCCGCGTGGACCGGGCACAGGAAAATCTGCACTTCATCACCGACATCGCGACcgactgtgtgtttgtgctcgaTCAGGAAAGTCCCACGCTGCCACAAACGCCGGAAGACGATCATCGTCGGCTTGGTGCGCAGGGCGCTACGGTAACCGGCAGTCTCGAGTCGAGTGACAGTGGTGCGGCACAGTTTTCGCCCCAGGCAGGCAAACTGCTCGATCGCTCACTGTCCGGACCGCCAGCTTCCGGGGACATTCCATCAGCATACATGG GCACACAAGGATCGAATGAAGCGGACCGCGTTCATGTACGCACTCCGATCCCGCAAGATTTATCCATCGATCAGAGTCTCGACCAGCTGGTCAACTTTAAAAG CTTCCACGAGCGTTTGTTTGGTCTGAATGAGGATGCGTTTGGATTCAG